From a single Pyruvatibacter sp. genomic region:
- a CDS encoding peptidoglycan DD-metalloendopeptidase family protein: MMPSPHPRLTLTGTALLAFALGAAGVTGATAQETSIDPAQAEELMEVERALDGAAASKAQAEAKAHAAQRAVLMLQRELVLAGERAQALEADIAETRGHLRGLNAARAVSEALLASRREQLVESLAALQRLDLEPPPALLVNPQDALAAARGAMLLGTLVPELKAVADALSDQIITLDALSRTIARESESLARDAASLEIEQRRIDELLVARREEHLISTQDAARAADRFTNLATRARSLRELLGGLEEDVPTFAALRPGLSADDAPPAFSTLKGSLRSPAIGRIIQRFGEDDGSGSMAQGISLSAAPGARVVSPADAEIVFAGPFRSYGNVLIITPGDTFLIVIAGLAEIYAQPGQRLLAGEPIGRLFNTGTGGEGTGGEGTRGPGSGDAGNGDANGQPVLYIEMRKDGAPVDPAPWIQFRSRPA, from the coding sequence ATGATGCCGTCGCCTCATCCTAGGCTCACGCTTACCGGCACAGCCCTGCTGGCCTTTGCTCTTGGTGCTGCCGGGGTTACCGGGGCGACCGCACAGGAGACCAGCATTGACCCGGCACAGGCGGAAGAACTCATGGAGGTCGAGCGCGCTCTTGATGGCGCAGCTGCCAGCAAGGCGCAGGCCGAAGCAAAGGCCCACGCCGCTCAGCGCGCGGTCCTTATGCTGCAACGCGAGCTCGTGTTGGCTGGCGAGCGCGCGCAGGCGCTTGAGGCAGACATCGCTGAAACACGAGGCCATCTCAGGGGTCTGAATGCGGCCCGCGCTGTCAGCGAAGCTCTGCTGGCCAGCCGCCGCGAGCAACTGGTGGAAAGCCTGGCCGCCCTGCAACGCCTCGACCTTGAGCCGCCACCTGCTTTGTTGGTGAACCCGCAGGATGCACTGGCCGCCGCCCGTGGTGCGATGTTGCTGGGCACGCTGGTGCCTGAACTCAAGGCGGTAGCCGACGCATTGTCTGACCAGATAATCACCCTCGATGCCCTGTCGCGCACAATCGCACGTGAAAGCGAAAGCCTGGCGCGCGATGCAGCGTCCCTTGAAATCGAGCAGCGCCGCATCGACGAACTGCTGGTGGCCCGCCGCGAAGAACACCTCATCAGCACCCAGGATGCCGCCCGCGCCGCAGACCGCTTCACCAACCTTGCAACCCGCGCCCGCTCGCTGCGGGAGCTGCTGGGCGGCCTTGAAGAAGACGTGCCTACATTTGCAGCTTTGCGCCCAGGCCTGTCCGCCGACGATGCACCGCCTGCTTTTTCCACGCTCAAAGGCTCCCTTCGAAGCCCGGCAATCGGCCGGATTATCCAGCGTTTTGGCGAGGATGACGGGTCGGGCAGCATGGCCCAGGGCATTTCGCTGAGTGCTGCCCCGGGTGCGCGGGTTGTCAGCCCTGCGGATGCTGAAATCGTGTTTGCCGGGCCATTTCGCAGTTATGGAAACGTGTTGATAATCACCCCTGGCGATACTTTCCTCATTGTCATCGCCGGGTTGGCCGAGATTTATGCACAACCCGGCCAGCGCCTGCTGGCGGGGGAGCCAATCGGCAGGCTTTTCAACACAGGCACAGGCGGTGAAGGCACAGGTGGTGAAGGCACACGCGGTCCAGGAAGTGGGGATGCAGGCAATGGGGATGCTAACGGGCAACCGGTGCTCTATATTGAAATGAGAAAAGACGGTGCCCCCGTTGATCCGGCACCTTGGATACAGTTTCGCAGCCGCCCGGCTTAG